The Sesamum indicum cultivar Zhongzhi No. 13 linkage group LG1, S_indicum_v1.0, whole genome shotgun sequence genome includes a window with the following:
- the LOC105158998 gene encoding late embryogenesis abundant protein At1g64065-like: protein MSTGEGRRSSKKCLAYVAAFVVFQTAIILLFVLIVMKVRSPKVRINAMEFESFSSTTNNSTSFNMSMLAQVTIKNNNFGDFKYENSTLSFLYNGIKVGEAVVPRGRAGARKTKKFNFSVDLSGIRDRVGNDMNSGVLRLSSRGKVSGKVHLIKVIKRNKSGEMKCDWSINLATRQFEDLKCI from the coding sequence ATGTCTACGGGTGAAGGAAGACGGAGCAGCAAGAAATGCTTAGCCTACGTCGCAGCGTTCGTCGTTTTTCAAACTGCAATCATTCTGCTGTTTGTCCTCATAGTTATGAAAGTCAGAAGCCCTAAGGTTAGAATCAACGCCATGGAGTTCGAGAGCTTCAGCTCCACCACCAACAACTCCACTTCGTTCAACATGAGTATGCTGGCCCAGGTTACCATAAAGAACAACAACTTCGGAGATTTCAAGTACGAAAACAGCACGCTTTCCTTCTTGTACAACGGCATAAAAGTTGGCGAAGCTGTCGTTCCACGGGGACGTGCCGGCGCCAGAAAAACCAAGAAGTTTAACTTCTCGGTGGACCTGTCGGGGATCAGGGATAGGGTGGGAAATGACATGAATTCGGGAGTTTTGAGGCTGAGCAGCAGAGGGAAGGTGAGCGGGAAAGTGCACCTGATTAAGGTAATAAAGAGGAACAAGTCTGGAGAAATGAAGTGTGATTGGAGCATCAATTTGGCCACCCGACAGTTCGAGGATTTGAAGTGCATTTAA
- the LOC105159008 gene encoding late embryogenesis abundant protein At1g64065-like, with translation MSKGEGKRNNKKCLAYVAAFVVFQTAIILVFALTVMKVRSPKVRFNAMAIESFSSNNNNNSTSINMRLLAQVTIKNTNFGHFKYQNSTLSILYNGVQVGEVVVPRGRSSARKTKKFNISVDVSSEGLSGNEMNSGVLRLSSRGKVSGKVHLMKVIKRNKSGEMKCDWSINLGTRQVEDLKCN, from the coding sequence ATGTCTAAGGGAGAAGGAAAACGGAACAACAAGAAATGCTTAGCCTACGTTGCAGCATTCGTCGTTTTTCAGACTGCAATCATTCTGGTGTTTGCTCTCACCGTCATGAAAGTCAGAAGCCCTAAGGTCAGATTCAACGCCATGGCGATCGAAAGCTTCAGCtccaacaacaacaacaactcCACTTCCATCAACATGAGGCTGCTGGCCCAAGTCACCATAAAGAACACCAACTTTGGACATTTCAAGTACCAGAACAGCACGCTTTCCATCTTGTACAACGGCGTACAAGTTGGAGAAGTTGTCGTTCCGCGGGGGCGTTCCAGCGCTAGAAAAACCAAGAAGTTTAATATCTCGGTAGATGTAAGCTCGGAGGGGCTGTCGGGAAATGAGATGAACTCTGGAGTTTTGAGGCTGAGCAGCAGAGGGAAGGTCAGCGGGAAGGTGCACCTCATGAAGGTTATAAAGAGGAACAAGTCTGGAGAAATGAAGTGTGATTGGAGTATCAATTTGGGCACTCGACAGGTGGAGGATTTGAAGTGCAATTAG